A stretch of the Colias croceus chromosome 13, ilColCroc2.1 genome encodes the following:
- the LOC123696718 gene encoding vegetative cell wall protein gp1-like — protein MRKVIFLCLLSLSLCLGKPADNQGAPGVPSPPPAPLPSQPPVPVSSNVPVDPNAAKITAPIPVPIIVPVPGPTPNPNPQVKSEQAASPAAQAPAKPVDPAPAKPVAPAPVPTTDNNITTEKKVEIPPQGKPQEAPANKTEEVPKTPIPVPTEKPSEPTKPTVAPKDDAAVHPIEARSGFDGPSFIGGIILTLGLLAIGFMGFKYYKNQTERNYHTL, from the exons ATGAggaaagtaatatttttgtgtttattatcGCTGTCTCTGTGCCTCGGCAAACCTGCTGATAATCAAG gtgcACCTGGTGTTCCATCCCCACCACCAGCTCCCTTACCATCACAGCCTCCAGTCCCAGTTAGTTCCAATGTGCCTGTAGACCCTAATGCGGCTAAAATCACTGCTCCTATTCCAGTTCCCATTATTGTTCCAGTACCCGGCCCAACGCCCAATCCCAATCCACAGGTGAAATCCGAACAAGCTGCTAGTCCAGCTGCACAAGCACCTGCAAAACCTGTAGATCCCGCTCCCGCGAAACCTGTTGCGCCTGCGCCAGTCCCgaccacagataataatataactacaGAAAAGAAAGTCGAAATCCCCCCTCAGGGCAAGCCTCAAGAAGCCCCAGCGAACAAAACAGAGGAAGTACCCAAAACTCCCATTCCAGTACCTACTGAGAAACCTAGTGAGCCCACAAAACCTACTGTTGCACCAAAGGACGATGCTGCAGTTCATCCCATTGAAGCACGATCAGG ATTTGATGGTCCTAGTTTCATTGGAGGCATCATATTGACTTTGGGACTACTTGCTATCGGCTTCATGGGCTTCAAGTACTACAAAAATCAAACTGAGAGAAACTACCACACTCTCTAA
- the LOC123696717 gene encoding crossover junction endonuclease MUS81, translated as MNSPQGKRITFKRRKPNKYFERCLKNLLVDAQATKSKHEPIFRTALNSLSQYPLPLKSGADCAILKGFNKKICLYLDQSLKNSKCISTDNSLEVINIDDDDPSSASELVKKVTDKNQSDTSPNQKQRNIYKPAFRSGGYGILMGLLEHSKKNNGISLKKGELIEIAQKYCEESYTVSKSVRYSAWSNMGRLISKGLVKMVKHKYAEYSLTEDGTSLANKLWEENKDKPSINNMIFHKSPPQETRSQIITNPLPELIRIDNPIRTNEDKNNDTEGVPQLATSIITMEPNSFDIVLIIDKHETHGNANTPDPFRVYPDLKYEARSLKVGDFTWIARHKTNGTELVLPYVVERKRMDDLGSSIKDGRFHEQKFRLRKSGLHNVIYLIESYEKNKHVGLPLPSLLQALANTRIQDGFKVYSTDSLVKTNRFLAMMTKRLDEEYKGKFLQGSSCDPANGMLMTFEYFNKSSIKNKVLTVTEMFIKMLLQLKGMSVEKALAITNAYKTPKSLLTAYESCSQKEGEFLLANLKYGDLNRNVGPSVSLAVFHLFTF; from the exons ATGAATTCACCTCAAGGAAAaagaataacatttaaaagaaggaagccaaataaatattttgagagaTGTCTTAAAAATCTGTTGGTTGATGCACAAGCAAcaaaaagtaagcatgaaccAATATTTAGAACAGCATTAAATTCCCTGTCCCAATATCCATTACCTTTGAAATCTGGAGCTGATTGTGCAATTCTTAAAGGGTTCAATAAAAAGATATGTTTATATTTGGATCAATCTTTGAAGAATTCTAAATGTATAAGCACAGACAATAGTTTggaagtaataaatattgatgatgatgatccaTCCAGTGCCAGTGAATTAGTGAAAAAGGTTACTGATAAAAATCAATCTGATACATCTCCAAAccaaaaacaaagaaatatctATAAGCCTGCCTTTAGATCAGGCGGCTATGGAATACTTATGGGTTTATTGGaacattcaaagaaaaacaatggaatttctttaaaaaaaggtGAACTGATTGAAATAGCTCAAAAGTATTGTGAAGAATCATACACAGTGTCTAAGTCTGTAAGATATTCTGCTTGGTCAAACATGGGAAGATTAATAAGTAAAGGTCTTGTGAAAATGGTAAAACATAAGTATGCAGAATATTCTCTGACTGAAGATGGCACTTCATTGGCAAATAAGTTATGGGaggaaaataaagataaaccTTCTATCAACAATATGATATTTCACAAATCTCCACCACAAGAAACTAGAAGTCAAATTATCACAAACCCCCTTCCAGAATTAATCAGGATAGATAATCCAATTAGAACTAATGAAGATAAGAATAATGATACTGAAGGTGTTCCACAATTAGCTACAAGTATAATTACAATGGAACCAAATTCATTtgatattgtattaataattgataaacatGAAACTCATGG AAATGCAAATACACCAGATCCATTTCGTGTTTATCCTGATCTCAAATATGAGGCAAGAAGTCTTAAAGTGGGAGATTTTACATGGATTGCAAGACATAAAACTAATGGGACTGAACTAGTTCTACCATATGTTGTTGAAAGAAAGAGGATGGATGATTTAGGATCAAGTATAAAAGATGGTAGATTTCATGAACAAAAATTCAGATTGCGTAAAAGTGGTTTGCataatgttatatatttaatagaatCATATGAAAAGAATAAGCATGTAGGATTGCCATTGCCATCTCTTTTACAAGCACTTGCTAATACTAGAATTCAAGATGGATTTAAGGTATATTCAACTGATTCGTTGGTGAAAACAAATAGATTTCTGGCTATGATGACAAAGAGGCTGGATGAAGAATACAAG GGTAAATTCTTGCAAGGTTCAAGTTGTGACCCAGCTAATGGCATGCTAATGACATTTGAGTATTTCAATAAATCGTCTATCAAAAATAAGGTATTAACCGTCACAGAAATGTTTATAAAGATGTTGCTTCAGCTGAAAGGAATGTCTGTTGAAAAAGCTTTAGCAATAACAAATGCGTATAAAACTCCAAAATCATTGCTAACTGCATATGAAAGTTGTTCTCAAAAGGAAGGAGAATTTTTACTtgctaatttaaaatatggcGACCTAAATCGTAATGTCGGCCCCAGCGTAAGTCTTGctgtatttcatttatttacattttag
- the LOC123697055 gene encoding THAP domain-containing protein 2-like — MVRCSVIGCKNRPERRLPNITFHTFPKETSTLNRWIRATGRKNWLPGKSHRICSIHFESRYFRKTKKKTYLMPNAIPTLFTTDIIVERLSTAQQSKIHGPGLKDVVELPNTSEQPKTPEPSLEDITELPSTSKQSKAPEPSFEVETPRKIKLRKKLINKEHVAEQRKKKIAVLRTRAWRLKKKNAELCSILEDLKARSLHPCEAGAGR, encoded by the exons ATGGTGCGTTGTAGTGTGATTGGTTGTAAAAATCGGCCGGAACGAAGATTACCAAATATTACCTTTCACAC gTTTCCAAAAGAAACAAGTACATTAAACAGATGGATTCGAGCTACCGGAAGGAAGAACTGGTTACCAGGAAAAAGTCACAGAATATGTTCTATACATTTTGAGTCGCGTTATTTTcgaaaaacgaaaaaaaaaacctatttgATGCCCAATGCAATTCCAACACTTTTTACAACA gatATTATTGTTGAGCGACTGAGTACTGCCCAACAATCAAAAATCCATGGACCAGGTCTTaag GATGTTGTTGAGCTACCTAATACAAGCGAACAGCCGAAAACCCCTGAACCAAGTCTTGAG GATATTACTGAGCTACCTAGTACTAGCAAACAGTCGAAAGCCCCTGAACCAAGTTTTGAG gTGGAAACACCgagaaaaatcaaattaagaaaaaaattaataaataaagaacatGTAGCCGAgcaaagaaaaaagaaaattgcaGTATTGAGGACAAGAGCGTGGCGGTTAAAGAAAAAGAATGCAGAACTGTGCAGCATATTAGAAGATTTAAAAGCCCGAT CATTGCACCcgtgcgaagccggggcgggtCGCTag